One window from the genome of Echinicola vietnamensis DSM 17526 encodes:
- a CDS encoding methyltransferase family protein — MIHLRIFLPVFFLLYFLLTFLMYASKKKKKPPKLKTVTLLNNLIWLLVIVLMTVFSLYPEVYHQYIVPFEALKSHWLSWAAIGLMSLAFLIVISAKNQQRLNRGSETKGWLLLSTGIYSKSRNPVHLGQLITLIGFFLCIPSIYSGVLLLLGFLIVFVRVGLEEKVLESVFGDDYFAYEKRVRRWI; from the coding sequence ATGATACATTTAAGAATATTTCTGCCGGTGTTTTTCCTCCTTTACTTTTTACTTACATTTTTAATGTACGCTTCCAAAAAGAAGAAAAAGCCACCTAAACTTAAAACTGTTACCTTATTGAACAACCTGATATGGTTATTGGTAATAGTGCTAATGACAGTTTTCTCGTTATACCCGGAGGTTTACCATCAATACATTGTGCCATTTGAGGCATTGAAAAGTCATTGGTTGAGCTGGGCAGCTATTGGACTCATGTCGCTAGCCTTCCTGATCGTTATCTCAGCAAAAAATCAACAAAGATTGAATAGAGGAAGTGAAACAAAAGGCTGGTTGCTACTCTCAACTGGCATTTATTCTAAATCCAGAAATCCGGTTCATCTGGGGCAACTAATCACACTGATTGGCTTTTTTCTTTGCATTCCCAGTATCTATTCAGGTGTTCTGCTATTACTTGGTTTCTTGATTGTATTTGTCCGTGTTGGACTGGAAGAAAAGGTGCTGGAGAGTGTTTTTGGTGATGATTATTTTGCTTATGAGAAGCGGGTAAGAAGATGGATTTAA
- the nhaA gene encoding Na+/H+ antiporter NhaA, which yields MDRSIKNNQSTIAYIQQTARRFLNRETSGGLLLIAATILALILGNSQWADAYHHYLKDEFLFELSEHFTFGLTIEEWINDGLMAIFFLVAGLELKREIMVGELSSFKKASMPLLAALGGMAMPAIIFTMLNSGTVNINGWGIPMATDIAYSLGIIGLLGRRVPAQLKIFLVALAIADDLGAILVIALFYSNQLSWLYLGTGAGIFILLMLFNRLGIKNLFWYLLGGVGLWYCFLNSGVHPTIAGVLFAITIPVKPKLDSKLLKDRTARNVERLEETDIETRDPLQDVRQGKILKDIKKDTENAKPPLLKLENALIDFNAFFIIPIFAIANAGVKLDVSFLEVVSGSLGLGILLGLAVGKVLGISLFAFIGEKLGIAELHISLRWGHIIGMGMIAGIGFTMSLFITNLAFSDPELVKVSKISILIASLIGALGGIITLLFTKPKNENL from the coding sequence ATGGATCGGTCAATAAAAAATAATCAGTCAACAATAGCATATATCCAGCAAACAGCCCGAAGGTTTCTAAATAGAGAAACTTCAGGTGGTTTACTTTTAATTGCAGCTACTATTTTAGCCCTGATTTTAGGTAATTCTCAATGGGCGGATGCTTACCATCACTACCTTAAAGATGAATTTCTCTTTGAGCTATCTGAGCATTTTACTTTTGGTCTGACCATCGAGGAATGGATCAATGACGGGCTAATGGCCATATTCTTTCTGGTGGCCGGTTTGGAGCTTAAGCGGGAAATAATGGTAGGTGAATTGTCATCCTTTAAGAAAGCTTCTATGCCGCTCCTGGCAGCGCTCGGTGGAATGGCAATGCCTGCCATAATATTTACAATGCTTAATTCAGGGACAGTAAATATCAATGGCTGGGGAATTCCGATGGCAACAGATATTGCGTATTCTTTGGGTATAATCGGGTTATTGGGTAGAAGAGTGCCAGCCCAGCTTAAAATCTTTTTGGTGGCTCTGGCCATAGCAGATGATCTGGGGGCCATACTCGTGATTGCGCTGTTTTATAGCAACCAACTGAGTTGGTTATACCTGGGAACCGGGGCAGGGATTTTTATCCTTTTAATGCTGTTCAATCGATTGGGCATAAAAAACTTGTTCTGGTACCTTTTGGGAGGCGTAGGGCTTTGGTATTGCTTCCTGAATTCAGGCGTTCACCCTACCATAGCCGGAGTGCTTTTTGCCATTACCATTCCTGTAAAACCTAAATTAGACAGTAAATTATTGAAAGATCGCACCGCCAGAAATGTAGAAAGACTGGAAGAAACGGATATTGAAACCCGTGACCCGTTGCAGGATGTTCGCCAGGGGAAAATACTCAAAGACATCAAAAAGGATACTGAAAACGCAAAGCCTCCATTACTGAAACTGGAAAATGCACTGATTGATTTTAATGCCTTTTTCATTATTCCTATTTTCGCCATTGCCAATGCAGGCGTGAAACTGGATGTTAGCTTTTTGGAGGTCGTATCAGGTTCTCTTGGCCTGGGTATATTATTGGGTCTGGCAGTAGGGAAAGTACTGGGGATCAGTCTCTTTGCCTTTATCGGAGAAAAGTTGGGTATAGCAGAATTGCATATCTCTTTAAGATGGGGGCACATTATTGGCATGGGCATGATAGCCGGAATAGGTTTTACCATGTCGCTGTTCATCACCAACCTGGCATTTAGCGATCCTGAATTGGTCAAAGTGTCCAAAATCAGTATTTTAATAGCTTCCCTGATTGGTGCTTTAGGAGGCATCATCACTTTACTATTTACCAAACCTAAAAATGAAAACCTATGA
- a CDS encoding STAS/SEC14 domain-containing protein — MLQILELTRDNIICTKADGNLTELDMEKIHPLIHNILKTGKKVRWYFEMENFTGWSIEGLWADAKMDLSHAKDYEKIAMVGEKKWQDWITQFMKPFTNAEIRYFDRNEKESARQWIGQ, encoded by the coding sequence ATGCTACAAATACTGGAATTGACAAGAGATAATATTATCTGTACAAAAGCAGATGGAAATCTTACCGAACTGGATATGGAAAAGATCCATCCATTGATTCATAATATATTAAAAACAGGAAAAAAAGTACGGTGGTATTTTGAAATGGAAAACTTCACCGGTTGGAGTATAGAGGGTTTATGGGCAGATGCGAAAATGGATTTGTCTCATGCTAAAGATTATGAAAAGATAGCCATGGTAGGCGAAAAGAAATGGCAGGATTGGATTACCCAATTTATGAAACCGTTTACCAATGCGGAAATCCGTTACTTTGACAGGAATGAAAAAGAGTCAGCAAGGCAATGGATCGGTCAATAA
- a CDS encoding cation diffusion facilitator family transporter produces MKENKRNPNAISEKGLKTTLTGIVVSALLAIVKALGGIFGHSYALIADAIESGTDVVTSGMLWLGLRWSTKPADENHPYGHGKAEALVALGISLALVGAAFIIIKDSIAHIQSPHKTPAPYTLIILVVVVVTKELLYRFVLKTGEEIQSGAVKADAFHHRSDAITSVAAFIGISIALWGGEGYEVADDYAALIAAAFIIYNAYGIGRPAIGELLDEELEPEFHKEVTHLAEQIPEVEKVEQCHSRKMGPAFHVDLHIWVDGKLSVDEGHQVAHKVKESLVENIPQIIDVHIHVEPTKKLKSYATNTGIDKR; encoded by the coding sequence ATGAAGGAAAATAAAAGAAATCCCAATGCTATCTCTGAAAAAGGGTTGAAAACCACCCTGACAGGTATTGTTGTGAGTGCACTATTGGCTATTGTAAAGGCTCTGGGAGGAATTTTTGGCCACTCTTATGCACTTATAGCTGACGCAATAGAATCAGGGACAGACGTGGTAACTTCCGGTATGCTTTGGTTAGGCTTGAGATGGTCAACCAAGCCAGCGGATGAAAACCATCCGTATGGGCACGGTAAGGCGGAAGCTTTGGTGGCACTTGGAATTTCACTGGCACTTGTGGGGGCAGCCTTTATCATTATAAAAGACAGTATTGCCCATATTCAAAGTCCACATAAAACTCCGGCACCATATACGCTAATTATTTTAGTAGTAGTGGTGGTTACTAAGGAATTGCTATATCGCTTTGTGTTGAAAACTGGCGAAGAAATACAAAGTGGAGCAGTAAAAGCAGATGCCTTTCATCATCGAAGTGATGCCATTACTTCTGTAGCGGCATTCATAGGAATATCCATTGCTTTATGGGGTGGTGAAGGATATGAGGTAGCTGATGATTACGCGGCACTTATCGCAGCAGCTTTTATCATTTACAATGCCTACGGGATTGGCCGCCCTGCCATTGGTGAATTATTAGATGAAGAGCTGGAACCTGAATTTCATAAGGAGGTAACCCATCTTGCCGAGCAAATACCAGAGGTTGAAAAAGTGGAGCAATGCCATTCCAGAAAAATGGGGCCTGCGTTCCACGTTGACCTTCATATTTGGGTAGATGGCAAGCTGTCAGTAGATGAAGGACACCAGGTAGCACACAAGGTAAAAGAAAGCCTGGTTGAAAACATTCCCCAAATAATTGATGTCCATATTCATGTAGAACCTACTAAAAAATTAAAAAGCTATGCTACAAATACTGGAATTGACAAGAGATAA